The proteins below are encoded in one region of Bdellovibrio bacteriovorus:
- the nirK gene encoding copper-containing nitrite reductase: MSSLKTFTIGTLAVLSLAAQGAWASENIKGEEVAVLTDAPAVPPPIQRKHATKVIVNLETKEIKMRLADGVDYTFWTFGGKVPGKFIRIREGDHVEFHLHNHPSSKLPHNIDLHAVTGQGGGAEGSFTAPGHSSTFSFKALNPGLYVYHCATAPVGMHIANGMYGLILVEPKEGLPKVDREFYVMQSEFYTKGKYGSPGLQPFSMAKAVEEKADYVVFNGSVGALAGDNAMKAKTGETVRLFVGNGGPNLVSSFHVIGEIFDKVYVEGGKLINENVQTTLIPAGGSAIVDFKIQTTGTYILVDHSIFRAFNKGALGMLKVEGDADKDVYSGKTKDGIYLPEGGVIQEISTKEPKLIPAKTLEDRIAAGKRIYESSCFACHQTNGQGLPGAFPPLAKSDYLNNNKEKAISAVVNGLEGEIKVNGKDYNSVMPAQLLSDEEAANVLTYVYSVWGNSKKSVSPQEVKAARKK, translated from the coding sequence ATGTCATCACTGAAGACGTTCACAATTGGAACATTGGCGGTTCTAAGCCTCGCCGCTCAGGGGGCTTGGGCATCTGAAAACATCAAAGGGGAAGAAGTGGCCGTATTGACGGATGCGCCGGCGGTGCCACCACCCATTCAAAGAAAACACGCAACAAAAGTCATTGTTAACTTAGAGACTAAAGAAATAAAAATGAGACTGGCCGACGGAGTGGATTATACATTCTGGACATTCGGAGGCAAAGTTCCAGGTAAGTTCATTCGCATTCGTGAAGGGGACCATGTGGAGTTTCACCTGCACAATCATCCTTCCAGTAAATTACCCCATAATATCGATTTGCATGCGGTGACAGGGCAAGGTGGTGGAGCAGAGGGAAGTTTCACAGCTCCCGGTCACAGCTCGACTTTCAGCTTTAAGGCCTTGAATCCAGGCCTCTATGTTTATCACTGTGCGACAGCGCCAGTGGGTATGCATATCGCTAACGGAATGTATGGATTGATCTTGGTAGAACCCAAAGAGGGTTTACCCAAAGTGGATCGCGAGTTTTACGTCATGCAAAGTGAGTTCTACACTAAAGGCAAATATGGATCACCAGGTTTGCAGCCTTTCAGCATGGCCAAAGCGGTGGAAGAAAAAGCCGACTACGTGGTCTTTAACGGCAGCGTGGGCGCTCTTGCCGGGGACAATGCGATGAAAGCTAAAACAGGCGAGACTGTACGTCTGTTTGTCGGTAATGGCGGTCCGAATCTGGTGTCTTCTTTCCACGTCATCGGCGAAATCTTCGACAAGGTTTATGTCGAAGGAGGTAAGCTGATCAATGAGAACGTGCAGACAACTTTGATTCCCGCTGGTGGTTCGGCCATCGTTGACTTTAAAATTCAAACTACAGGAACTTACATCCTCGTCGATCACTCGATTTTCAGAGCTTTCAACAAAGGAGCGTTGGGAATGTTGAAGGTCGAAGGAGATGCTGACAAAGACGTCTATTCTGGAAAAACTAAAGACGGAATTTACCTGCCTGAAGGCGGCGTCATCCAAGAGATCAGCACAAAAGAACCTAAGTTGATTCCCGCGAAAACTTTGGAAGACCGTATTGCTGCCGGCAAACGAATCTATGAGTCTTCATGCTTTGCCTGTCACCAAACGAATGGACAAGGTTTGCCGGGCGCATTCCCTCCATTAGCAAAATCGGACTACCTCAATAACAACAAAGAAAAGGCGATCTCGGCCGTAGTGAACGGACTTGAAGGAGAAATCAAGGTGAACGGCAAAGACTACAACTCTGTGATGCCGGCTCAGTTGTTGAGTGATGAAGAAGCAGCCAATGTTTTGACTTACGTCTATAGCGTCTGGGGAAATTCGAAAAAATCGGTTTCTCCTCAAGAAGTGAAAGCTGCAAGAAAGAAATAG
- the hisC gene encoding histidinol-phosphate transaminase — protein sequence MKISPEILNLVPYKPGKPISETQREYGLTTVYKLASNENPLGPSPKAMEAVKRALDHQNLYPDPSHYELLQTLSKEWGVPTKQLAIGNGSDELIDLLTRIYCEPQDGVLTSVAAFNAYEVSAPANRAVIRKVPMKEGYRFDLAAIAEHFFAHPEQNIRLIFVSNPNNPTGTYAPKQEVEAFLEKLGNRDDVMIIFDEAYNEFVRASDYVSAQKYISTYKNLIVLRTFSKIYGLAGFRIGAMVAPPEVVEVFNRVRKPFNVNDLAQVAANAALQDKEFIERSQQICWKGLDYFYKKLEELGLPYIPSQGNFVMFDTLRDAAKVNEALLRRGIIMRPLLNYGFKTHLRLSVGLDHENQAAIAALAEVLKEIPALS from the coding sequence GTGAAGATTTCTCCCGAAATTCTAAACCTGGTTCCCTATAAACCTGGCAAGCCGATTTCAGAAACGCAACGCGAATACGGTTTAACGACAGTTTATAAACTGGCAAGTAACGAAAATCCCCTGGGTCCCAGCCCTAAAGCCATGGAAGCGGTTAAAAGAGCTCTGGATCATCAAAATCTTTACCCAGATCCTTCTCACTATGAGCTATTGCAAACGCTTTCTAAAGAGTGGGGAGTTCCAACCAAACAATTGGCGATTGGCAACGGAAGTGATGAACTCATTGATCTATTAACTCGCATTTACTGTGAGCCCCAGGATGGCGTTTTGACGTCCGTAGCGGCTTTTAATGCTTACGAAGTCAGTGCTCCGGCCAACCGAGCGGTGATTCGTAAAGTTCCAATGAAAGAGGGCTATCGCTTTGATTTAGCAGCGATTGCTGAACATTTCTTCGCTCATCCTGAGCAAAATATTCGCCTTATCTTCGTTTCAAATCCGAACAATCCCACGGGAACTTATGCTCCCAAACAAGAGGTCGAAGCCTTCTTGGAAAAACTGGGCAATCGCGATGATGTGATGATTATTTTTGACGAGGCTTATAACGAGTTTGTTCGTGCCTCTGATTATGTGTCTGCTCAAAAATACATCAGCACATATAAAAACCTGATCGTGCTACGTACTTTCTCTAAAATCTATGGTTTGGCGGGATTCCGCATTGGCGCCATGGTGGCTCCTCCGGAGGTTGTGGAGGTCTTTAACCGTGTGCGCAAACCGTTTAATGTCAACGATTTAGCGCAGGTCGCGGCAAATGCGGCTCTGCAAGATAAAGAATTTATTGAGCGTTCGCAGCAGATTTGCTGGAAAGGGCTTGATTACTTCTATAAGAAGTTAGAAGAATTAGGCCTGCCTTACATTCCATCTCAAGGGAACTTTGTCATGTTTGACACCCTTCGCGACGCCGCCAAGGTGAATGAAGCCTTGTTACGTCGTGGAATTATTATGAGACCGCTATTGAACTACGGGTTCAAGACGCATCTGCGTTTGAGTGTAGGCCTTGATCATGAAAACCAAGCGGCGATTGCAGCCTTGGCAGAAGTGCTCAAAGAAATACCGGCGCTGTCGTAA
- a CDS encoding MHYT domain-containing protein produces MEMQTVWSPGLIALSIVVATMASYVALDIILRIQQTLGRSSLYWLTIGAIVMGIGIWSMHFIGMLALKMPGMEMAYDVWLSILSIVVAIGASGLAFFIVSRKKVPIYSIILGGMVMAIAIAGMHYIGMASMRMPARIIWDYKLVAWSVAIAAFASFAALGVSLQFRTSKNPFALHVFASLLMGAAVSGMHYVGMKAATFEHLHDYPSFAGAVLGTNTLAYVVGGLTCMILIVALTGSIFDRILVRREQEADEVIRTREAQLREAQAIAHVGSWEWNTIDNTVSLSDEMYAILSMEKMNTTVNIHNVFRLVSPEDRHRVEVAFKESLIHKSYLNIDYKIIPAKGVFRFVQSRGRVLLDNEGNVVRMLGTTQDITDRKAIEEELIQARVELEQRVADRTAELNRSFEREKKAKEVAQAATQAKMQFLANMSHEIRTPMNAILGFADLLSTEPLNDEQKEHLSRIQANGSQLLRLIDDILDLSKFEAGKVPIEKSAFSFTELIDEVVSSLRLLAEQKKIQIHVIKQSTLPKKICSDQLRLRQILVNLIGNAIKFSEKGIITLRLRAEHIYDKNVLYVEVEDTGIGISGEGQSKLFQPFSQADSSIARKFGGTGLGLILSRHIAKSLGGDLILEKSELGKGSTFLLSITSEDEDHLQGIKEAEKKKTEVPDPSITVDGHEKSILLAEDMPDNELLIRHFLKNSHFRVDSAVNGYEVIDKAFQDDFDVILMDVQMPGLDGLEATRRLRAQGYKKPIIALTAHALPEEIDNSIAAGCDAHLTKPVNRAALLHKINEVLNHS; encoded by the coding sequence ATGGAAATGCAAACCGTCTGGAGTCCAGGCCTTATCGCTCTCTCTATCGTCGTCGCCACGATGGCGTCGTATGTGGCCTTGGATATTATTCTACGTATTCAACAGACCTTAGGTCGCTCAAGTCTTTATTGGCTTACCATCGGCGCTATCGTCATGGGCATAGGCATCTGGAGCATGCATTTTATCGGAATGCTGGCTTTGAAAATGCCCGGGATGGAAATGGCTTATGATGTGTGGCTTTCAATTCTTTCCATAGTGGTGGCGATCGGTGCTTCGGGTTTAGCTTTTTTCATCGTCAGTCGCAAAAAGGTTCCTATCTATTCCATTATTTTAGGCGGAATGGTGATGGCCATTGCCATCGCGGGTATGCACTATATAGGCATGGCTTCCATGCGTATGCCTGCAAGAATTATTTGGGACTATAAGTTGGTGGCCTGGTCCGTTGCTATCGCCGCGTTCGCCTCTTTCGCCGCATTGGGAGTCTCGCTTCAATTTAGAACTTCCAAAAATCCTTTCGCTCTTCACGTCTTTGCCAGTCTGTTGATGGGGGCTGCGGTTTCTGGCATGCACTATGTCGGTATGAAGGCCGCCACCTTTGAGCACTTACATGACTATCCTTCGTTTGCGGGCGCTGTGCTGGGCACGAACACTTTGGCATATGTTGTGGGCGGATTGACGTGCATGATTCTTATTGTCGCACTGACAGGCTCGATCTTTGATCGCATTTTGGTTCGCCGCGAGCAAGAAGCAGACGAAGTCATTCGCACGCGGGAAGCTCAATTGCGCGAAGCTCAAGCGATCGCCCACGTAGGAAGTTGGGAGTGGAACACAATCGACAATACTGTCTCTTTGTCCGATGAAATGTATGCCATACTTTCAATGGAAAAGATGAACACGACCGTGAACATTCACAATGTATTTCGGCTGGTCAGCCCCGAAGATCGCCATCGCGTTGAGGTGGCCTTTAAAGAATCTTTGATTCATAAATCTTATTTGAATATCGATTACAAAATCATTCCCGCTAAAGGCGTCTTTCGATTTGTGCAAAGTCGTGGACGAGTGCTCTTAGACAATGAAGGAAACGTGGTTCGCATGCTCGGAACGACTCAGGACATTACGGATCGCAAGGCGATCGAGGAGGAGCTGATTCAAGCGCGGGTTGAACTTGAGCAGAGAGTGGCAGATCGAACCGCAGAGTTAAACAGGTCCTTTGAAAGAGAAAAGAAGGCGAAAGAAGTGGCCCAGGCCGCGACTCAAGCTAAGATGCAGTTTCTGGCAAACATGAGTCACGAAATCCGTACGCCCATGAACGCAATTCTAGGCTTTGCGGATCTGCTTTCCACAGAACCCCTTAACGATGAACAAAAAGAACATCTGTCGCGCATCCAGGCCAATGGCAGCCAGCTATTGCGTCTGATTGATGACATTTTAGATCTTTCGAAGTTTGAAGCCGGCAAAGTCCCCATCGAAAAATCGGCATTCAGTTTTACGGAACTTATTGATGAGGTTGTCAGCTCTTTACGTCTGCTCGCAGAACAAAAGAAAATTCAGATTCACGTTATCAAGCAAAGCACTTTGCCGAAGAAGATTTGTTCCGATCAACTGCGCCTGCGTCAAATACTCGTCAATCTGATAGGAAATGCCATCAAGTTTTCTGAAAAAGGTATCATCACTTTGCGTTTACGAGCTGAACACATCTATGACAAGAACGTCCTTTATGTCGAAGTGGAAGACACGGGTATCGGCATCTCAGGTGAAGGCCAAAGCAAACTCTTTCAACCTTTCAGTCAGGCGGACAGCTCTATTGCCAGAAAGTTTGGCGGCACGGGATTAGGGCTGATTTTGTCTCGCCACATTGCAAAGTCTTTGGGGGGCGATCTGATTTTAGAAAAAAGCGAGTTGGGTAAAGGAAGTACTTTCCTTTTGAGCATCACATCGGAAGATGAAGATCATTTGCAGGGAATTAAAGAAGCTGAAAAGAAAAAAACAGAGGTTCCAGATCCTTCCATCACTGTCGATGGGCATGAAAAAAGCATTCTGCTTGCCGAAGACATGCCAGACAATGAGCTGCTGATCCGGCACTTTCTTAAAAACAGTCACTTCCGCGTGGACTCTGCGGTGAATGGCTATGAGGTCATTGATAAAGCTTTTCAAGATGATTTCGACGTCATTCTGATGGACGTGCAAATGCCGGGTTTAGATGGCCTGGAGGCCACGCGCCGATTAAGAGCTCAAGGTTATAAAAAACCCATCATCGCACTGACGGCGCACGCGCTGCCTGAAGAGATCGACAACTCGATAGCTGCCGGCTGTGATGCTCACTTAACGAAGCCCGTGAATCGCGCAGCCCTTTTGCATAAAATTAACGAAGTTTTGAATCACTCGTGA
- a CDS encoding hydantoinase/oxoprolinase N-terminal domain-containing protein: MQNRFLLGVSVGESFAEYSLLSDTKPVAQKRVYLARESLKQSLSQFVNDNAGQKPTQAFVSLRLPKKLLSYELSGAVAHITTEGFEHWLHLCAKSPEQTLTSKDLLFSVKERVLANGTVEIPLDINDLEPVVAKLQMMDCKKVCLHFLHSATHPANLQVAKNYLQEKGLEVFTPENNDNPHEVSRWNKNALNATISSVFTDRKAEIVAALEGVLSKEEIYFLNSSGKLFQEDSSQNVNSLFSAGTALGHYFGALKKADVLYLGLESFLLISGSSWSSSWESPWGAVEVPHLKTIELGVQPTLGIALNTFGRFDFSKTQEGWEPGPMFLGRGQKPALLDLWAENAKLTKLPGLEDRFSPQGIQRFKNSFFALSKISQTRDSDISHLTKEMQSLTLQRLAMEAYLNRQSEKLVVTGPLATVFANAFKKDSHTLIETEEFSESYATALCGHKALQESL; the protein is encoded by the coding sequence ATGCAAAACCGTTTCTTGTTAGGGGTGAGCGTTGGTGAGTCCTTCGCTGAGTACTCGCTTCTGTCAGATACAAAACCAGTAGCGCAAAAAAGAGTTTATCTTGCGCGCGAAAGTCTTAAACAAAGCCTGTCCCAATTCGTTAACGACAACGCCGGACAAAAACCCACTCAAGCTTTTGTGAGCTTGCGCCTGCCAAAAAAACTTTTGAGCTACGAGCTCAGTGGAGCGGTGGCGCACATCACGACAGAAGGCTTCGAACACTGGTTGCATCTTTGCGCAAAATCGCCCGAGCAGACCCTGACAAGCAAAGATTTGCTGTTCTCTGTGAAAGAGCGTGTTCTGGCCAATGGCACCGTTGAAATTCCGTTAGATATAAATGACCTTGAACCCGTTGTTGCAAAACTGCAGATGATGGACTGTAAGAAAGTGTGCTTGCACTTCTTACACTCAGCTACTCATCCCGCGAATCTTCAGGTGGCGAAAAACTATCTGCAAGAAAAAGGTTTGGAAGTCTTCACTCCCGAAAATAATGACAACCCTCATGAGGTCAGTCGTTGGAACAAAAACGCGCTGAATGCGACGATCTCCAGCGTCTTTACTGATCGCAAAGCAGAAATCGTCGCCGCATTAGAGGGCGTTCTATCAAAAGAAGAAATTTACTTCCTGAATTCTTCCGGGAAGCTGTTCCAGGAAGATTCTTCGCAAAATGTGAACAGTTTATTTTCTGCAGGGACGGCTTTAGGTCATTACTTTGGCGCTTTAAAAAAAGCCGATGTCTTGTACTTGGGTCTTGAAAGCTTCTTGCTGATTTCAGGTTCTTCCTGGAGTTCTTCTTGGGAAAGCCCTTGGGGCGCCGTCGAAGTGCCTCACTTAAAAACCATTGAGCTGGGCGTGCAGCCGACCTTGGGCATCGCTTTAAACACCTTTGGTCGATTTGATTTTAGTAAAACTCAAGAAGGCTGGGAGCCTGGCCCGATGTTCTTGGGGCGCGGGCAAAAACCTGCGCTTTTAGACTTATGGGCTGAAAATGCGAAGCTAACGAAGCTTCCAGGATTGGAAGATCGCTTTTCCCCGCAAGGCATTCAGCGCTTTAAAAATTCTTTCTTCGCTCTTTCTAAAATCAGCCAAACACGCGACAGCGATATTTCACATCTGACAAAAGAAATGCAAAGTCTGACCTTGCAAAGACTTGCGATGGAAGCCTACTTGAACCGCCAAAGCGAAAAATTGGTTGTGACAGGGCCTTTGGCAACAGTGTTTGCAAATGCATTCAAAAAAGATTCTCACACGTTGATTGAAACAGAAGAGTTCAGCGAGTCCTACGCAACAGCTCTTTGTGGTCACAAGGCTTTGCAGGAGTCATTATGA
- a CDS encoding HAD family hydrolase yields the protein MKTLGGIILDVDGTLIDSNHAHAEAWVRALGEYGIITTYAEVREKIGMGGDNLLPAVSDIEEDSEKGKKISRRRAEIFQIEYLPYLKPFKKTRQLIQFFQQEGVKMVVASSSSKEDLQGLLKMAHVDDLLPLRTSKDDVEVSKPAPDIIQAALKKLQIPAANAVMLGDTPYDIMAAKKAGVETIALTCGGWSAKDLSGAVAIYRDPEDLLRHLEKNGRSEITSDSKLR from the coding sequence ATGAAAACACTTGGCGGAATTATTTTAGATGTGGATGGAACTTTGATTGATAGCAATCACGCCCATGCCGAGGCTTGGGTTCGGGCTTTAGGAGAGTACGGTATTATCACAACCTACGCCGAAGTCCGCGAAAAAATTGGAATGGGTGGAGACAACCTTTTGCCTGCGGTCAGCGACATTGAAGAAGACAGCGAAAAAGGAAAAAAGATTTCTCGCCGACGCGCTGAAATTTTTCAGATCGAATATTTACCTTACCTAAAACCTTTCAAAAAAACGCGACAGTTGATTCAATTCTTTCAGCAAGAAGGAGTGAAGATGGTCGTGGCGAGTTCTTCTTCAAAAGAGGATTTGCAAGGTCTGTTAAAGATGGCTCATGTCGATGATCTTTTGCCGTTAAGAACATCGAAAGACGATGTGGAAGTTTCCAAACCCGCCCCAGACATTATTCAGGCGGCGTTAAAGAAGCTGCAAATACCTGCCGCGAATGCGGTGATGTTAGGGGATACACCTTATGATATTATGGCCGCAAAAAAAGCGGGAGTGGAAACCATCGCTTTAACCTGTGGCGGATGGAGTGCAAAGGATCTTTCCGGAGCGGTCGCAATTTATCGAGACCCCGAAGATTTGCTCCGTCACCTAGAAAAAAATGGCCGTTCTGAAATCACGAGTGATTCAAAACTTCGTTAA
- a CDS encoding substrate-binding periplasmic protein: MNITIAKFFIITTILLFKSLSFADVISMRSDYWCPYVCDPRSEKPGYMVEIAQQIFEKKGHTVDMRLTNWVRAVKDVRANKAQVLVGASRMDAPDFIFTHNTMGIMKNAYFTKKDSQWKFTGRNSLQNMRIGVINGYTYGDSIDQMIRNRHKSFIPFSGEKPLEQMIRMIQTNRLDAFIENPVALHQALKKFGVAAESLKVAGWVASQDPYLYIGFSPNHPRSREYAAILNRGVEELRRSGELQRILDKYHVEDWEKSKISLGALDDFSPRVLKSSFDLLDMFNARSL; this comes from the coding sequence ATGAACATCACGATTGCTAAGTTTTTTATCATCACGACAATCTTGCTATTTAAGTCTTTGTCATTTGCTGACGTGATTTCTATGCGCTCAGACTATTGGTGCCCTTACGTTTGCGATCCTCGTTCTGAAAAACCTGGCTACATGGTTGAAATTGCTCAACAGATCTTTGAAAAAAAAGGTCACACGGTGGACATGCGTTTAACTAATTGGGTGCGCGCGGTGAAAGACGTACGTGCCAATAAAGCTCAAGTTCTTGTCGGTGCAAGCCGCATGGATGCCCCGGATTTTATTTTTACCCATAACACAATGGGCATTATGAAAAATGCCTACTTCACAAAAAAAGATTCACAGTGGAAGTTCACAGGTCGCAACTCTTTACAGAACATGCGCATCGGCGTGATCAATGGTTACACTTATGGAGATAGCATTGATCAGATGATTCGCAATCGTCATAAGTCTTTCATCCCCTTTTCAGGTGAAAAACCTTTAGAGCAAATGATCCGTATGATTCAAACAAACCGTCTGGACGCCTTCATCGAAAATCCAGTGGCTTTGCACCAAGCTCTTAAAAAATTTGGCGTTGCTGCAGAGAGTTTGAAAGTTGCTGGTTGGGTGGCGTCGCAAGATCCCTATTTGTACATAGGTTTTTCTCCCAATCATCCGCGATCGCGCGAATACGCCGCGATTTTAAACCGCGGAGTGGAAGAACTTCGTCGCAGTGGAGAACTACAACGAATTTTAGATAAATATCATGTGGAAGACTGGGAAAAATCCAAGATCTCTTTAGGAGCCCTTGATGATTTTAGCCCCCGTGTCCTCAAGAGCTCGTTTGATCTTCTCGACATGTTCAATGCTCGAAGTCTCTAA
- a CDS encoding hydantoinase B/oxoprolinase family protein: MSYQIELLHSLLNDFLQGEAALLTIEGDVLAVKGQDPVTYGTLTTAANTASKYLKLEEGDIALLNDPYSGGSVLCDMTFVMAVSEDLLWVTRQSINKSVRITKSVEEEGLRIPPTPLRQKNQINEMILSAMQAHPACPPQFVEWIKEQIKTLTVKAKKLHEAIELTGFTITGELIEEYLELSKHAAVQRISERASGEARVDIVLDSGELLRMNMEIHDGKISLDFSGTTAAKTVSLTESATYGACFHALSRFYGFDQFANSGSFSILQITKPTGCWLVGKYPAPTYKGMTCGVAAIKTAMELTLSQIHHKNEKALSSHCPLHFDLQHKEQHALLTLPGGKGARSDQEGEAALIKPFSIEQMERDFPVKVQRVDSRHSAGGKGKHNGGRGIIVKLEVRDEVEAAWLTDLTLHRPRIPKNCSHGDASEMSLERAGEHTALPVLGQQKFQAGDVLTLCSGSGGGFGKE; encoded by the coding sequence ATGAGTTATCAAATTGAACTTCTTCACTCTCTTTTAAACGACTTCTTGCAAGGTGAAGCGGCACTTTTGACTATTGAAGGCGATGTTTTGGCAGTCAAAGGTCAAGATCCTGTCACTTATGGAACTTTGACGACGGCCGCGAACACGGCCAGCAAATACCTTAAATTGGAAGAAGGCGACATTGCTCTTCTGAATGACCCCTATAGTGGCGGCAGTGTTCTTTGCGATATGACTTTTGTGATGGCTGTGTCTGAGGATCTTTTGTGGGTGACTCGTCAGTCCATCAATAAATCTGTGCGCATCACGAAATCGGTTGAGGAAGAAGGATTGCGTATTCCGCCAACTCCCCTTCGCCAAAAAAATCAGATCAATGAAATGATTCTGTCGGCGATGCAAGCGCATCCCGCCTGCCCGCCTCAGTTTGTCGAATGGATTAAAGAACAAATTAAAACTTTGACGGTAAAAGCTAAAAAATTACATGAAGCCATTGAGCTGACGGGCTTCACGATCACTGGCGAGTTGATCGAAGAATATTTAGAGCTTTCCAAACATGCCGCAGTTCAAAGAATCAGCGAACGAGCGTCTGGGGAAGCCCGTGTCGATATCGTTTTAGACAGCGGTGAGCTATTGCGTATGAATATGGAAATCCACGATGGAAAAATCTCGTTGGATTTCAGCGGCACAACAGCGGCAAAAACCGTGTCGTTAACGGAGTCAGCGACTTATGGAGCTTGCTTCCACGCTTTAAGCCGTTTCTATGGCTTTGATCAATTTGCCAATAGCGGATCGTTTTCAATTTTGCAAATCACGAAGCCTACAGGTTGCTGGCTTGTGGGAAAATACCCGGCACCGACATACAAAGGTATGACTTGTGGTGTAGCGGCGATAAAAACAGCGATGGAACTAACGCTGTCTCAGATCCATCATAAAAATGAAAAGGCTTTATCTAGTCATTGTCCTCTGCACTTCGATCTTCAGCACAAAGAACAGCACGCCCTTTTGACTTTGCCCGGAGGTAAAGGAGCTCGTTCTGATCAAGAAGGTGAAGCTGCACTCATAAAACCATTTTCAATTGAACAAATGGAACGCGATTTTCCAGTGAAAGTTCAGCGCGTGGACTCACGTCACTCTGCCGGCGGAAAAGGAAAACACAACGGCGGGCGTGGCATAATCGTTAAGTTGGAAGTGCGTGACGAAGTTGAAGCCGCTTGGCTGACGGATCTCACGTTGCACCGCCCGCGCATCCCTAAGAATTGCAGTCACGGCGATGCCAGCGAAATGTCTTTGGAACGCGCCGGAGAACACACAGCACTTCCCGTATTGGGACAGCAAAAGTTCCAGGCCGGAGACGTCCTCACATTATGTTCTGGTTCTGGCGGCGGTTTCGGAAAAGAATAG
- the cmk gene encoding (d)CMP kinase: MGMVITIDGPAASGKSSVSRELARRLGWQWVSTGAFYRGLAFAALQLQIDLDDVKSLTDLTHNPVWSVRMEHDRTKVFFKDQDVTDLIAHEDVGNFASKVSHYPEVRKALLEAQRNCSSGPQGLVAEGRDCGTVVFPQAEAKVYLTANSEHRAARRAAELGLDQDDMVKAQQQRDHQDSTRKVAPMTVPDDALVVDTTALNLEQVVDKVVEYVKNKI, encoded by the coding sequence ATGGGAATGGTTATTACGATTGATGGCCCTGCGGCCTCTGGGAAATCTTCTGTGAGTAGAGAACTTGCTCGTCGTTTGGGCTGGCAATGGGTTTCTACCGGAGCTTTCTATCGTGGTTTGGCCTTCGCCGCTCTTCAATTGCAAATCGATCTTGATGACGTGAAGTCATTAACAGACCTTACGCACAATCCGGTATGGAGCGTGCGTATGGAGCATGATCGCACGAAAGTTTTCTTCAAAGACCAAGATGTCACTGATTTGATTGCTCACGAAGACGTTGGTAATTTCGCCAGCAAAGTCAGCCACTATCCCGAAGTACGCAAAGCTCTTTTGGAAGCACAAAGAAACTGCAGCAGTGGCCCCCAAGGTTTGGTTGCTGAAGGCCGTGACTGTGGAACTGTGGTATTCCCTCAAGCAGAGGCCAAGGTTTATCTGACAGCGAACAGTGAACACCGTGCCGCTCGCCGAGCGGCGGAGTTAGGGCTGGATCAAGACGATATGGTCAAAGCTCAACAACAGCGTGACCACCAAGACTCCACTCGCAAAGTGGCGCCGATGACAGTTCCGGATGATGCCTTGGTAGTCGACACAACAGCCCTGAATCTTGAACAGGTCGTCGATAAAGTCGTTGAATACGTCAAAAATAAAATTTAA
- the msrA gene encoding peptide-methionine (S)-S-oxide reductase MsrA — MKYLIAFLLFLGLSTSLAKTQKKGTPMATTEISYLAGGCFWGMEDLIRKLPGVVETEVGYMGGDTKNATYNIVKTGTTNHAETVKVVFDPKKLKYEDLLLFFFKIHDPTTLNRQGNDIGTQYRSAIFYTSETQREDAERIKVRVEKSAAWGQSLATQIVKAGEFWKAEEYHQDYLEKNPAGYTCHFERKIQF, encoded by the coding sequence ATGAAATACTTAATAGCATTTTTATTATTCTTAGGTCTTAGTACATCTTTAGCGAAAACGCAGAAGAAAGGCACTCCTATGGCAACAACTGAAATTTCCTATCTTGCAGGCGGCTGTTTCTGGGGCATGGAAGATTTGATTCGCAAACTTCCTGGAGTTGTAGAAACGGAAGTGGGATATATGGGTGGCGATACTAAAAACGCCACTTATAATATTGTGAAAACCGGCACGACAAACCACGCAGAAACGGTTAAAGTCGTTTTTGATCCAAAAAAATTAAAGTACGAAGATCTTCTTCTGTTCTTCTTTAAAATTCACGACCCAACCACGCTGAATCGTCAAGGCAACGATATTGGAACCCAATATCGTAGTGCAATTTTTTATACTTCAGAGACGCAGCGGGAAGATGCCGAGCGCATCAAAGTCCGCGTGGAAAAATCTGCAGCTTGGGGACAATCTTTGGCAACCCAAATCGTGAAGGCCGGTGAGTTCTGGAAAGCTGAGGAATATCATCAGGATTACCTCGAAAAGAACCCCGCTGGCTACACTTGCCATTTCGAACGCAAAATCCAGTTCTAG